From Nicotiana tabacum cultivar K326 chromosome 20, ASM71507v2, whole genome shotgun sequence, one genomic window encodes:
- the LOC107829321 gene encoding uncharacterized protein LOC107829321, with protein sequence MEEIEQATKTSLPSLRLNYDVFLSFRGEDTRENITKNLYDALYSKGVRVFRDTNGLTQGDEIAPGLMDAINDSAAAIAIISPNYASSRWCLEELATICELSKLVLPVFYRVDPSDVRRQRGPFLRDFASLEGRFGVEKVVRWRNAMERVGGISGWVYYNREESQLIQNLVKRVLQELSNSPIFVAPFVVGIDYRLEELIRQLDVKHNGVKIIGLHGIGGVGKTTLSKAVYNKLASHFTHRTFILNVKEIAAQQGIVSLQKKIIQGLFPSKVFSFSPSNAHEGRVKFGRFLQEKRVLLVLDDVDYVNDDVNILKALIGGKNWFFEGSRVVISTRNRGILLNDIVNETIEVRELGDTDSLKLLSYHAFRRHEPFPAFVNISKQIVSITGGLPLALEVFGSFLFDKRSEEEWIDALEKLKQIRSPRLQDILKISYDGLDDEEKCIFLDVACLFLDQLEKKAEDIIDVMKGCGFRARVAFDTLTARSLIKVIDGGDLWMHDQIRDMGRQIVIQQGISDPGKRSRLWDVADVLSVLQGRKGTQNIQGIILDLYQNSSSKIKSAKAITREHFQQVPTFTSALAYIKELCKEQFQNDAKETNELVLNSEVFDPIVNLRLLQFDNVKLEGNLGKLPSSLKWLHWKRCTLSSFYSNDYPSELTILDLSESQIERVGSREWTWNCKKVANKLIVMNLSDCHKITVIPDLSTHKALEKLIAERCSALQRIHRTIGNLNTLRHLNLRDCRNLVEFPGEVSGLKNLEKLILSGCSRLKQLPEDIGKMKSLQELLLDGTAIEKLPESIFRLTKLEKLSLIQCHSLKQLPRFIGKLSALKELSLNGSAVEEIPDSIEHLQNLHTLNLIRCESLSAIPSCVGNLKSLVNLWLYGSAIKMMPESIGSLYYLRSLSLGNSQHLNALPVSIKGLSSLVELQIEKVPIISLPDHVFGGLKSLKNLEIRNCERLGSLPHSIGELLALRTMTLTRNDAIKELPESVGNLQNLVILRLTRCKRLCKLPASIGKLKNLVHLLMEETSVTKLPETFGMLSSLMILKMGKKPFCQVSQSTETTKPATYTERETAPVVLPSYFSELSMLQELDARAWRIVGKIPDDFEKLSSLEIINLGFNDFSHLPSSLKGLPFLKELLIPHYKQLKAIPPLPSSLLKINAANCGALESMYDISRLEFLRELNLANCMSLVDIQGIECLKSLRMLHMAGCNVSCASIVRSKLDKVAVKNLYNFSIPGSEIPSWLTPSEVHFSRHRNNEIKAVVIAIVVSVNCAKLDDLRDELPVIANIHAKIVRANRAVYTTGMYLVGVPTTPEDQVYLCRYRDYHPLVSILEDGDIIQVGLGNFPITGIELKKCGIHLVYESDDDYEGNEESLDESQQSVSERLTRFIGASNRESNVFSSNSAQEDGEEERRHNCFSFVKEIFRALKYLLFRRFASFLLA encoded by the exons ATGGAGGAAATTGAGCAGGCCACAAAAACTTCACTCCCATCGCTAAGGCTAAATTACGACGTGTTCTTGAGTTTCAGAGGCGAAGATACTCGCGAAAACATCACTAAAAACTTATACGATGCCTTATACTCAAAAGGCGTCCGAGTTTTTCGTGACACAAACGGGTTAACTCAGGGCGACGAGATCGCTCCAGGTCTTATGGACGCAATCAACGATTCAGCTGCAGCTATTGCTATTATTTCACCCAATTATGCTTCGTCGAGATGGTGTCTCGAGGAATTAGCTACGATTTGTGAGTTGAGTAAACTCGTTCTGCCCGTTTTCTACCGGGTTGACCCGTCGGATGTGAGAAGGCAGAGAGGACCATTTCTACGTGATTTTGCGAGTTTAGAAGGAAGGTTTGGAGTGGAAAAGGTGGTGAGATGGAGAAACGCTATGGAAAGAGTTGGTGGAATCTCCGGCTGGGTTTATTATAATCG TGAAGAGTCACAGTTGATACAGAATTTGGTGAAAAGAGTTTTACAAGAATTGAGCAATTCCCCAATATTTGTAGCTCCATTTGTTGTTGGAATTGACTACCGCCTGGAAGAACTCATAAGACAGTTAGATGTGAAGCACAATGGTGTCAAGATTATTGGGTTGCATGGAATCGGAGGGGTTGGTAAAACAACTCTTTCTAAGGCTGTTTATAATAAACTTGCTTCTCATTTCACACACAGGACTTTTATCTTGAATGTTAAGGAAATAGCTGCTCAACAAGGCATTGTGTCCCTTCAGAAGAAAATAATACAAGGTCTTTTCCCGAGCAAGGTCTTCTCCTTCTCCCCCAGTAATGCACATGAAGGAAGAGTAAAATTCGGACGATTTCTTCAAGAAAAGCGCGTCCTGCTTGTCTTAGATGATGTAGATTATGTAAATGATGATGTTAACATACTGAAGGCACTAATTGGAGGGAAAAACTGGTTCTTTGAAGGGAGCAGGGTTGTTATTAGTACTAGAAACAGAGGAATTTTGCTAAATGACATCGTTAACGAGACAATTGAGGTGAGAGAATTGGGTGATACTGACTCACTAAAACTACTCAGTTATCATGCATTTAGAAGACATGAGCCATTTCCAGCTTTTGTGAATATTTCCAAGCAAATTGTCTCAATTACTGGAGGGCTACCGTTGGCTCTTGAAGTTTTTGGGTCTTTCTTGTTTGATAAAAGAAGCGAGGAGGAATGGATAGATGCTCTAGAAAAGCTAAAACAAATTCGCTCACCGCGTCTTCAGGACATCTTGAAAATAAGTTATGATGGTCTTGATGACGAAGAGAAGTGTATATTCCTGGATGTTGCATGTTTATTTCTTGATCAATTAGAAAAGAAAGCTGAAGATATAATTGATGTGATGAAAGGATGTGGTTTCAGAGCCAGGGTTGCATTTGACACTTTAACTGCTAGATCATTGATTAAGGTAATTGATGGTGGGGATTTGTGGATGCATGACCAGATAAGAGATATGGGAAGACAAATTGTTATACAACAAGGCATTTCAGATCCCGGAAAGCGCAGCAGACTTTGGGATGTTGCTGATGTTTTGAGTGTGTTACAAGGAAGGAAG GGGACACAGAACATCCAAGGGATCATCCTGGATCTGTATCAGAATTCATCATCAAAGATTAAAAGCGCAAAAGCAATTACTAGAGAGCATTTTCAACAAGTTCCCACTTTTACTTCTGCATTAGCTTACATTAAAGAGTTGTGCAAAGAACAATTTCAAAATGATGCAAAAGAAACTAATGAGTTGGTATTGAACAGTGAAGTATTTGATCCAATAGTTAATCTGCGACTACTCCAATTCGATAATGTGAAACTAGAGGGAAATTTGGGGAAGTTACCTTCTTCACTAAAATGGCTCCACTGGAAAAGATGCACTCTTTCAAGTTTTTATTCTAATGATTATCCAAGTGAACTTACCATACTTGATCTCTCAGAGAGCCAAATAGAGAGGGTTGGAAGCCGGGAATGGACGTGGAATTGCAAAAAG GTGGCGAACAAGTTGATAGTTATGAATCTCTCTGATTGTCATAAAATAACAGTTATTCCTGATTTATCCACGCATAAAGCATTGGAGAAGTTGATAGCTGAGCGTTGCAGTGCATTGCAAAGGATTCACAGAACAATTGGGAATCTGAATACATTACGTCATTTAAATCTAAGAGATTGCcgcaaccttgttgaatttccaGGTGAGGTCTCCGGGCTGAAGAATCTTGAAAAGCTGATACTCTCGGGTTGCTCGAGATTGAAACAGCTACCTGAAGATATAGGTAAGATGAAGTCTTTACAAGAACTTCTATTAGATGGAACTGCTATTGAGAAGTTGCCTGAAAGTATCTTCCGCTTAACAAAACTTGAGAAGTTAAGCTTAATCCAGTGCCACTCATTGAAACAACTTCCCCGGTTCATAGGAAAGCTAAGTGCTTTGAAGGAACTCTCTCTTAATGGTTCTGCTGTGGAAGAAATACCTGATTCTATTGAACATTTGCAGAACCTTCATACATTAAACTTAATTAGGTGTGAGTCACTTTCTGCTATTCCCAGTTGTGTTGGCAACCTCAAATCTTTAGTAAATCTCTGGCTTTATGGCAGTGCAATAAAAATGATGCCAGAATCTATTGGGTCTCTGTATTATCTTAGGTCCTTATCGCTCGGAAATAGTCAGCATTTGAATGCATTGCCTGTTTCAATTAAAGGATTGTCTTCTTTGGTTGAGCTTCAAATAGAAAAGGTTCCAATTATTAGTCTTCCAGATCATGTTTTTGGTGGACTTAAATCACTGAAGAATCTTGAGATAAGGAACTGTGAGCGCCTTGGCTCGCTTCCCCACTCCATTGGAGAATTGTTAGCTCTTAGAACAATGACTCTTACCAGAAATGATGCTATTAAGGAGCTGCCAGAATCAGTTGGGAATTTGCAGAATCTTGTCATACTGAGATTGACCAGATGTAAGCGACTTTGCAAATTGCCAGCTTCAATTGGGAAACTAAAGAACTTAGTACACCTGCTAATGGAGGAGACTTCAGTAACAAAATTACCTGAAACATTCGGGATGCTATCGAGCTTAATGATTCTGAAGATGGGAAAGAAGCCTTTCTGCCAG GTATCACAAAGTACTGAAACCACAAAACCAGCTACCTACACAGAAAGGGAAACAGCACCTGTTGTGCTTCCTTCGTATTTCTCAGAGCTATCCATGTTACAAGAACTTGATGCCCGTGCATGGAGAATAGTTGGGAAAATACCGGATGATTTTGAGAAACTATCATCTTTGGAGATCATCAATCTTGGTTTCAATGATTTTTCCCATCTCCCGTCTAGTCTGAAAGGACTACCTTTCTTGAAAGAGCTCCTTATTCCCCACTACAAACAGTTGAAAGCTATTCCTCCTCTTCCCTCAAGTTTGCTCAAGATAAATGCTGCAAACTGTGGAGCCCTAGAGAGTATGTACGATATCTCAAGATTAGAGTTCTTGCGCGAGCTAAACCTTGCAAATTGCATGAGTTTGGTAGACATCCAAGGTATCGAATGCTTGAAATCCTTAAGAATGCTACATATGGCTGGTTGCAATGTCTCCTGTGCCTCTATTGTTAGAAGCAAACTTGATAAG GTTGCTGTGAAAAACTTGTATAATTTTAGCATTCCAGGCAGTGAAATCCCAAGTTGGTTAACTCCAAGCGAGGTGCATTTCTCAAGGCACAGAAACAATGAAATTAAAGCAGTGGTTATTGCCATAGTTGTGTCAGTGAACTGTGCTAAACTAGATGATTTAAGGGATGAATTGCCTGTAATAGCTAACATCCATGCAAAAATCGTTAGAGCAAATCGAGCAGTATATACTACTGGTATGTACTTGGTAGGAGTCCCAACTACGCCCGAGGATCAAGTTTACTTGTGCAGGTATCGAGATTATCATCCATTAGTATCTATACTCGAGGATGGTGATATAATACAGGTGGGATTGGGCAACTTTCCCATTACAGGGATTGAACTAAAGAAGTGTGGAATACATTTAGTTTACGAAAGTGATGATGATTATG